The following proteins are encoded in a genomic region of Mahella australiensis 50-1 BON:
- a CDS encoding D-2-hydroxyacid dehydrogenase: MHKLVVFRDIDDEYIDEIRRIIPGWEITFAVDDNCEISLKDAEILLGWDKRAAEQCLYDGTPLKWVQTWSAGVNDMPFDAFKKYGIILTNASGVHSVPISETLIGMMLAFARKINTYIRNQMNKKWDRSYNADELFDKTAGILGVGSIGLEVARLAKALGMRTLGFRYSGKPADYVDEMYGPANWEELLKKSDYVINVLPLTKDTFHIMNEERFKIMKPTAYYLNAGRGSTHDEKALIKALKEKWIAGAGLDVFEQEPLPLQSPLWDMDNVIITPHTAGDNGRYIERVMNIFIPNLRAYIYGNDQFINKIDLDKQY, encoded by the coding sequence ATGCATAAGTTGGTTGTTTTTAGGGATATTGACGATGAGTATATAGACGAAATAAGAAGAATAATTCCCGGCTGGGAGATCACGTTTGCTGTTGATGATAACTGCGAGATTTCATTGAAAGATGCTGAAATACTGCTGGGTTGGGATAAGCGTGCCGCTGAGCAATGCCTGTATGATGGTACGCCGCTCAAATGGGTACAGACATGGAGCGCCGGGGTTAACGACATGCCGTTTGACGCATTTAAGAAATACGGTATAATACTTACAAATGCCAGCGGCGTTCACAGCGTGCCTATATCTGAAACGCTTATAGGTATGATGCTGGCCTTTGCTAGAAAAATAAATACATATATACGAAATCAAATGAATAAAAAGTGGGATCGTTCGTATAATGCCGATGAATTGTTCGACAAGACAGCAGGTATATTAGGTGTAGGGTCTATAGGGCTGGAAGTGGCCAGATTGGCAAAAGCGTTGGGGATGAGGACGCTGGGATTTCGCTATTCGGGTAAACCTGCCGATTACGTGGATGAGATGTATGGGCCTGCCAATTGGGAAGAATTGCTTAAGAAAAGCGACTATGTCATAAATGTATTGCCTTTGACCAAAGACACATTTCATATAATGAACGAAGAGCGTTTCAAAATTATGAAGCCGACGGCTTATTACTTAAATGCCGGAAGGGGGTCCACTCATGACGAGAAGGCGCTTATAAAGGCATTAAAAGAAAAATGGATAGCTGGGGCCGGGCTGGATGTATTCGAACAAGAGCCACTGCCATTGCAAAGCCCGCTGTGGGATATGGATAATGTCATCATAACGCCGCATACGGCGGGCGATAATGGGCGTTATATTGAAAGGGTTATGAATATATTTATACCTAATTTAAGGGCATATATATATGGTAACGACCAGTTTATAAACAAGATAGATTTGGATAAACAATATTAA
- a CDS encoding type II CAAX endopeptidase family protein: MESSITKRPTVLGVNILFLIVVILFFTVGAMAQQYDIYMGLLITEFGIILASSLIYVGSQRMPIKDVMRLNPITWRQVVIIVLVAVSGYGVVTFLSLIWMYVLDLAGQLLPQPIPVIDTGRAYLQALAIIAGSAAICEETLFRGVILRGYEVYGGRKAVIYSGILFGLMHANIQNFIGPIFLGITIGYMVYITDSIFSGMIAHFINNAVAVTLSYIATILAGTMGEEEIAQSLADLPASQLWVTMGVYAIIGFASLMLFIWFLNMLKDTTANKRTHIPAAGNIEHPKFVHFIPLMIGIIFIAAELVLQLMMILGIIDLNSVL, from the coding sequence ATGGAAAGCAGCATCACTAAAAGACCGACGGTATTAGGCGTAAACATATTGTTCTTGATAGTAGTGATTTTATTTTTTACTGTGGGAGCTATGGCTCAGCAATATGATATTTACATGGGCTTGTTGATAACCGAGTTTGGTATAATACTAGCGTCATCCCTGATTTATGTAGGTTCGCAAAGAATGCCTATAAAAGATGTTATGCGGTTAAATCCCATAACATGGCGGCAAGTCGTGATCATCGTGCTAGTGGCCGTGAGTGGTTATGGGGTGGTAACATTTCTATCGCTTATATGGATGTATGTGCTGGATTTGGCTGGACAACTCCTCCCGCAGCCTATACCTGTCATCGATACCGGAAGGGCGTACTTACAGGCACTGGCTATCATAGCTGGTTCGGCAGCCATATGCGAGGAAACTTTGTTCAGAGGGGTGATATTGAGAGGCTATGAGGTTTACGGGGGACGTAAAGCTGTAATCTACAGCGGCATATTATTTGGCCTTATGCACGCTAACATACAGAATTTCATAGGGCCTATATTCCTCGGCATAACCATAGGCTATATGGTGTATATTACCGATTCTATATTTTCGGGAATGATAGCGCATTTTATAAATAATGCGGTAGCTGTAACGCTGTCGTATATAGCTACTATATTGGCTGGGACGATGGGCGAAGAGGAGATAGCCCAATCGTTGGCCGATCTGCCTGCTTCTCAATTATGGGTTACTATGGGCGTGTATGCAATAATAGGTTTTGCTTCGTTGATGTTATTCATATGGTTTCTAAATATGTTGAAGGATACAACAGCGAATAAAAGGACACATATTCCTGCGGCTGGGAATATTGAACACCCTAAATTTGTTCATTTTATACCGCTTATGATAGGGATAATATTTATAGCGGCTGAACTGGTGTTGCAGCTAATGATGATTTTGGGGATAATAGATTTAAATAGTGTTTTATAG
- a CDS encoding GNAT family N-acetyltransferase encodes MEIIVRKATLDDAASIYDIIQEAFTKYQEDLNTDTKVAALCETVEDIKRDIECKRVLIAHLGNIPVGTIRYEIKADGTAYLSRFGVRPAYQKYGAGTALMRALEQDAEKNGATAIVLHTALKMKHLIGFYQHMGYYVVSTSDDTGYIRALLRKPLQQQAEAVSPS; translated from the coding sequence ATGGAAATCATAGTTAGAAAGGCCACTTTAGATGATGCGGCATCCATTTATGATATTATACAGGAGGCCTTCACAAAATACCAGGAAGACCTCAACACAGATACCAAAGTGGCCGCTTTATGCGAAACGGTAGAGGATATAAAGCGTGACATAGAATGCAAACGCGTTTTGATAGCGCATTTGGGCAACATACCGGTAGGTACCATACGCTATGAGATAAAAGCCGACGGCACCGCTTATTTGAGCCGTTTTGGCGTACGGCCGGCTTATCAAAAATACGGAGCCGGCACCGCCTTAATGAGAGCTTTAGAGCAGGACGCCGAAAAAAACGGGGCCACCGCCATAGTCCTCCATACTGCCTTAAAAATGAAACATCTTATAGGCTTTTATCAGCATATGGGCTATTATGTGGTTTCCACATCCGACGATACCGGCTATATACGCGCTTTGCTGCGTAAACCGCTGCAACAACAAGCCGAAGCGGTCAGTCCTTCATGA
- a CDS encoding FHA domain-containing protein → MIWGMIVMRADLYEVTALSSRYIFIILIYIILYRTIKGIKMEYALAAAGAAKPSIEPSYGILSVAECLDGVSTIWAGMEFPIKEWNTIGRSRDNYIIIDRDDVSKQHAVIYVEDKKIYIEDRHSKNGTFVNGKRVKKATRIRDGDSIAIGPVMFMVKTPSIAKNQEIG, encoded by the coding sequence ATGATTTGGGGGATGATAGTAATGAGGGCCGACCTCTATGAAGTAACTGCGCTGAGCAGCCGTTATATATTTATAATACTCATATATATCATCCTGTATCGCACCATAAAGGGTATAAAGATGGAATATGCGTTGGCCGCTGCCGGAGCTGCTAAACCTTCTATAGAGCCATCGTATGGCATATTATCAGTGGCGGAATGTCTTGACGGTGTTTCTACTATATGGGCAGGCATGGAATTTCCTATAAAGGAGTGGAATACTATAGGCAGAAGCAGAGATAACTATATAATTATAGATAGAGATGATGTATCAAAACAGCACGCTGTTATATATGTGGAAGATAAAAAAATATATATAGAAGATAGGCACAGCAAAAATGGAACGTTTGTTAATGGCAAAAGAGTCAAAAAAGCCACCCGCATAAGAGATGGTGACTCCATCGCCATAGGCCCTGTGATGTTCATGGTAAAAACCCCATCTATAGCCAAAAACCAGGAGATAGGGTAA
- a CDS encoding peptidoglycan D,D-transpeptidase FtsI family protein, producing the protein MNRIKRNTKQVLVVFAAVFILLMGYLLYTYFFQGNRLANSYYNKRITQKSRDVVWGDIKDRNGEMLAVSRQRNNQWVRDYPHGAVTAHVVGYVDPKLGRAGIENSQATYLLGLNNGVLEQAVQRFVFHELHGNNIILTLDYRLQKAAYDALGNRRGAVVAMDPRTGEVLAMVSKPDFDPNNLASLNDKDVLYNKALQGTYPPGSTFKVVTLVSALKNIPDIDSQTFTCKGYINVGNYKLRCSGNKAHGQLNINEALEVSCNTTFASIGLQLGDKLLSQTAKTFLFNKTFTWDDMTVYASNFPKEEHITDDELAKNAIGQGKVTVTPMHMAMITSAIANDGDIMQPRLVKAVENSRGRIIRRFSPRRYAHVIDKPIADEITDMMVSVVTDGTGKSARISGVDVAGKTGTAQAGGQQEDHAWFISFAPADTPSIAVAVIVENAGTGGIQAAPIARKVMEQALILGYK; encoded by the coding sequence GTGAATCGTATTAAGAGAAATACCAAACAGGTGTTGGTCGTTTTTGCAGCCGTATTTATACTATTAATGGGATACCTGTTGTATACTTATTTTTTCCAAGGTAATAGGCTGGCCAACAGCTATTATAATAAACGCATAACGCAGAAAAGCCGGGATGTGGTATGGGGCGATATAAAAGACAGAAATGGTGAAATGCTTGCTGTAAGTCGACAAAGGAACAATCAATGGGTAAGGGATTATCCGCATGGAGCGGTGACTGCACATGTAGTCGGATATGTGGATCCGAAACTTGGTCGGGCCGGTATAGAGAATTCTCAAGCCACCTATCTTTTGGGTTTGAATAATGGCGTACTTGAACAGGCCGTACAACGTTTCGTATTCCATGAATTGCACGGTAATAACATTATATTGACGCTGGATTATCGTTTGCAGAAGGCAGCTTATGATGCGCTGGGCAATAGACGGGGTGCGGTGGTGGCTATGGATCCGCGCACAGGCGAAGTGCTGGCGATGGTGAGCAAACCGGACTTTGATCCGAATAATCTGGCTTCATTGAACGATAAGGATGTATTATATAATAAGGCGTTGCAGGGCACATATCCGCCGGGTTCTACCTTTAAAGTGGTAACGCTGGTATCGGCTTTGAAAAACATACCAGATATAGATTCGCAAACTTTTACATGTAAGGGATATATAAATGTGGGAAATTATAAACTCAGATGCTCGGGCAATAAAGCGCATGGACAACTGAACATAAATGAGGCATTAGAGGTGTCGTGTAATACCACATTTGCCAGTATAGGATTACAGCTTGGCGATAAGCTTTTGTCACAAACCGCTAAAACATTTTTATTCAATAAAACGTTTACATGGGATGACATGACGGTATACGCCAGTAATTTTCCGAAAGAAGAGCATATAACTGACGATGAGCTGGCTAAGAATGCCATAGGTCAAGGCAAAGTGACGGTGACCCCCATGCACATGGCCATGATAACATCAGCTATAGCCAATGATGGAGATATAATGCAGCCGAGACTTGTCAAGGCAGTGGAAAACAGCAGGGGGCGTATCATACGGCGCTTTAGTCCAAGGCGCTATGCTCATGTGATAGATAAGCCCATAGCTGACGAGATAACCGATATGATGGTATCGGTGGTAACCGATGGAACTGGCAAATCTGCACGCATATCCGGTGTCGATGTTGCCGGTAAGACAGGCACGGCGCAAGCTGGGGGCCAACAAGAGGATCATGCGTGGTTTATAAGCTTTGCCCCTGCCGACACTCCATCTATAGCGGTGGCTGTTATAGTGGAGAATGCCGGTACAGGAGGTATTCAGGCCGCTCCTATAGCTCGCAAGGTAATGGAGCAGGCTTTGATATTAGGATATAAGTAA
- the argF gene encoding ornithine carbamoyltransferase, which translates to MDLNLYEYKAETAFSHKDLLSIHDLTQDEVYQILSLGLKLKAQSKAGIPHPLLKGKTLGMIFQKSSTRTRVSFEVGIYQLGGYGLFLSSNDLQLGRGETIADTARVLSRYLDGIMIRTFKQKDVEDLAHYSSIPVINGLTDLLHPCQVLSDLLTVYEKKQRFSGLKLAFIGDGNNMAHSLMFGCAKVDMDIALACPEGYMPDDDIVKAAKTDAQLSGSHITITTDPAEAIEGADVVYTDVWASMGQEAETQERKKAMQNYQVNESLWQLAKPDAIFMHCLPAHRGEEVTDAIIDGPMSAIFDEAENRLHAQKAIMALLMA; encoded by the coding sequence ATGGATTTGAACCTTTACGAATATAAAGCAGAAACTGCTTTTAGCCATAAGGACCTGTTATCGATACATGACCTTACACAAGACGAGGTATATCAAATACTAAGCCTTGGATTAAAGCTTAAGGCTCAGTCAAAAGCCGGTATACCGCACCCGTTGCTCAAAGGTAAAACGCTGGGCATGATATTTCAGAAATCATCAACGCGCACGCGCGTGTCATTTGAGGTGGGCATCTACCAATTAGGTGGCTACGGGCTTTTTTTGAGCAGCAATGATCTGCAACTAGGACGGGGTGAAACCATCGCTGATACCGCCCGCGTTTTATCACGCTATTTAGACGGCATCATGATACGCACGTTCAAGCAAAAGGACGTCGAGGATTTGGCCCATTACAGCTCTATACCGGTTATAAACGGCCTGACAGACCTCTTGCACCCGTGCCAGGTGTTATCTGATTTATTGACCGTATATGAAAAAAAGCAAAGATTTTCAGGCTTGAAACTGGCATTCATAGGAGATGGCAATAACATGGCTCATTCGCTTATGTTCGGCTGCGCCAAGGTAGATATGGATATAGCGCTGGCATGCCCGGAGGGTTATATGCCTGATGATGATATAGTCAAAGCCGCTAAGACCGATGCACAGCTATCGGGCAGTCATATAACAATAACGACAGACCCGGCAGAGGCTATAGAAGGTGCCGACGTGGTCTATACCGATGTATGGGCCAGTATGGGGCAAGAGGCAGAAACGCAGGAGCGCAAAAAGGCTATGCAGAATTATCAGGTGAACGAGTCCCTTTGGCAATTGGCGAAGCCAGACGCCATATTCATGCATTGCCTGCCGGCTCATCGCGGCGAAGAGGTAACCGACGCTATTATAGACGGACCGATGTCGGCCATTTTCGACGAGGCCGAAAATAGATTACACGCTCAAAAAGCCATAATGGCGCTTTTGATGGCATAA
- a CDS encoding response regulator — protein MDNLTFLVVDDSAFMRKVVKDMLMENGYDKIFEASNGVQAVEKAAQVKPDIVTMDITMPDMDGIQAVKELLKVSPKSNIIMCSALGQRNMVLEAIRSGAKEYVVKPFEKSRLMEAIQRVMYS, from the coding sequence ATGGATAATTTGACGTTTTTAGTGGTGGATGACTCGGCTTTTATGCGCAAGGTCGTGAAAGATATGCTTATGGAAAACGGCTATGATAAAATATTTGAAGCCAGCAATGGCGTCCAGGCTGTCGAAAAAGCTGCACAGGTCAAGCCGGACATCGTAACGATGGATATAACCATGCCTGATATGGACGGTATACAGGCGGTCAAAGAGCTGCTTAAAGTAAGTCCCAAATCCAATATAATAATGTGCTCGGCATTGGGGCAAAGAAATATGGTGTTAGAGGCCATTAGAAGCGGGGCTAAAGAGTATGTGGTCAAACCATTTGAGAAATCCAGGCTAATGGAGGCTATACAGCGCGTGATGTATTCTTAG
- a CDS encoding ferritin family protein, which yields MELDQINELEALRIAVEIEENGYEFYTKAIEMVSDIEVKALFQRLAREEKAHAARFQAIYDKYLADNPAGSDEYIYDPEVSSYLKAISMSAVFPPVGEIDDVVEQVADIYDVLDLALQVEKDSILYYSELAAHAKNPAAKSAFSALISEERKHVIDIQRLLDLLDTDSI from the coding sequence ATGGAATTGGATCAAATAAATGAATTGGAAGCATTACGTATAGCCGTGGAGATAGAAGAGAACGGGTATGAGTTCTATACAAAAGCGATTGAAATGGTATCGGATATAGAAGTAAAAGCCCTATTTCAAAGGCTTGCGAGGGAAGAAAAAGCTCATGCCGCACGCTTCCAAGCCATATATGATAAGTACTTGGCTGATAATCCTGCGGGCAGCGATGAATACATATATGATCCGGAAGTATCTTCTTACCTTAAAGCCATATCGATGTCAGCTGTATTTCCGCCGGTCGGAGAGATAGATGACGTTGTGGAACAGGTGGCGGATATATACGATGTATTGGATTTGGCGCTGCAGGTCGAGAAGGATTCTATATTATATTACAGCGAACTTGCTGCGCATGCAAAGAATCCAGCCGCTAAATCCGCATTTAGCGCCCTTATATCCGAAGAGAGAAAGCACGTTATAGATATACAGCGTCTTTTGGACCTGTTGGACACGGATAGCATATAG
- a CDS encoding FtsW/RodA/SpoVE family cell cycle protein, with translation MTYRVRSRAWDILITIIAFNLAGFILLAFRSSPIDDQALYIAAFTSAVYVISYIIVISFFKQCDEYIMLLIFALSSIGFIMLYRLDAQTAIRQVQWFVLGISVFFVMLILSRYMRGLDRYFHIYAVVSVVLLLLPMIIGTMRGGAKNWIEVGGYTVQPSEFVKLLFILAMASILKEKRSIKELLPLMAFAAICMFILVLENDLGTMVIYFAVFVIMLYVATSNIIYVFGSFILAGAVGYVAYLTLGHVRTRVEAWLNPWADATDRGYQIVQSLIAIGSGGWLGSGLGLGQPYIIPAAKTDFIFAAIAEEFGILIAVAIIAMYFILIYRGMKIALSSNDPFNALIAIGAAAMLGFQTFVIIGGVIKLIPLTGVTLPFVSYGGSSMVASFMLVGIMQSTVIQPKSSNGVYPEEIIGERYSESY, from the coding sequence ATGACTTATCGAGTTAGAAGCAGGGCATGGGATATATTGATAACTATAATAGCATTTAATCTCGCAGGGTTTATATTGCTGGCTTTTAGATCGTCGCCTATAGATGATCAGGCGCTATATATAGCTGCATTTACGTCGGCGGTATATGTGATATCTTATATTATCGTAATAAGCTTTTTTAAGCAATGCGATGAGTATATAATGTTGCTCATATTTGCTCTGAGCAGTATAGGTTTCATTATGCTGTATAGGTTGGATGCACAAACCGCCATACGGCAGGTACAGTGGTTCGTGCTCGGCATATCGGTTTTTTTTGTCATGCTGATATTGTCTCGGTATATGCGTGGTTTAGACCGATACTTTCATATTTATGCCGTAGTGTCGGTGGTATTGCTGTTATTGCCCATGATAATAGGCACGATGAGGGGCGGCGCTAAAAACTGGATAGAAGTGGGCGGCTATACCGTTCAGCCCTCAGAATTCGTAAAATTGCTTTTTATTTTAGCAATGGCATCTATACTAAAAGAGAAAAGGAGCATAAAAGAGCTGTTGCCGTTGATGGCTTTTGCAGCCATATGTATGTTTATACTGGTATTAGAGAACGATCTCGGTACTATGGTCATATATTTTGCTGTTTTTGTTATAATGCTCTATGTAGCCACCTCCAATATCATTTACGTTTTTGGCAGCTTTATACTGGCAGGTGCAGTCGGTTACGTGGCATATCTGACCTTGGGGCATGTTAGGACAAGGGTAGAGGCATGGCTTAATCCTTGGGCAGATGCGACAGATCGCGGTTATCAGATAGTACAATCGCTGATAGCCATAGGATCCGGCGGGTGGCTTGGATCCGGATTAGGTTTAGGTCAACCATATATAATACCGGCCGCTAAGACCGATTTTATATTCGCTGCTATCGCCGAAGAATTTGGCATATTGATAGCTGTGGCGATTATAGCTATGTATTTTATCCTCATTTACAGAGGAATGAAAATAGCCTTGAGCTCGAATGATCCGTTTAATGCGCTGATAGCGATAGGTGCGGCTGCTATGTTGGGATTTCAAACCTTTGTTATCATAGGAGGCGTTATAAAGCTTATACCCCTTACCGGGGTGACGTTGCCGTTTGTCAGTTATGGTGGCAGTTCTATGGTGGCCAGTTTTATGCTAGTGGGCATTATGCAAAGTACGGTTATCCAGCCTAAGTCTTCCAATGGGGTTTATCCGGAGGAAATAATAGGAGAACGCTACAGTGAATCGTATTAA
- a CDS encoding M14 family metallopeptidase, protein MNSQIVRTDVPYDYQTMVSDLEALKSAYPIIQSNIIGISVLGKEIYTLSIGIGQRQVYYNGCHHANEWITAPLLMQFAESYAQAYQTGTTILGWDIRYLFNHTTIWLTPMVNPDGVDLVIHGIDTSNPFYEQVLRWNNYSTNFSNWKANIRGVDLNHQYNAHWYEQKSRGPVGPGPANYSGSAPESEPESRAVADFTRYHNPNLIIAYHSQGRVIYWGYRGLEPPESQAIATYFSTLSGYTPIRYAGTDAGYKDWFIQDWRRPGFTIEVGMGINPLPTSQLPQIYRENLGTMLHGASLT, encoded by the coding sequence ATGAATTCTCAAATAGTACGCACCGATGTACCATATGATTATCAGACCATGGTTTCTGACCTAGAAGCGCTTAAATCAGCATATCCTATTATACAAAGTAACATCATAGGTATCTCGGTTTTAGGAAAGGAGATTTACACCTTAAGCATAGGCATAGGACAAAGGCAGGTATACTATAACGGCTGCCATCATGCCAACGAATGGATAACAGCTCCTTTATTGATGCAGTTTGCTGAAAGTTATGCTCAAGCCTATCAAACAGGTACCACCATCCTTGGATGGGATATACGGTATTTATTCAACCATACGACTATATGGCTGACACCAATGGTAAATCCCGATGGCGTGGATTTGGTCATACATGGCATCGATACAAGCAATCCTTTTTATGAGCAGGTGTTAAGATGGAACAATTACAGCACGAATTTCAGCAACTGGAAAGCCAACATACGCGGCGTGGATTTGAATCATCAATATAACGCGCATTGGTATGAGCAAAAAAGCCGAGGTCCAGTCGGACCGGGCCCTGCAAATTATTCAGGCTCAGCCCCGGAATCGGAACCTGAATCCAGAGCCGTAGCTGATTTTACACGATATCATAACCCGAATTTAATTATAGCATATCACTCTCAAGGGAGAGTAATATATTGGGGATACAGAGGCCTGGAACCTCCCGAATCACAAGCCATAGCAACATATTTCAGCACATTGAGCGGATATACGCCCATAAGATACGCCGGCACCGACGCCGGTTACAAAGACTGGTTTATACAGGATTGGCGCCGTCCTGGCTTTACTATAGAAGTAGGCATGGGCATAAATCCTCTTCCGACATCACAGCTACCGCAAATATATCGTGAGAATCTGGGCACTATGCTACATGGTGCCAGCTTAACATAG